The following are encoded together in the Bacillus sp. NP157 genome:
- a CDS encoding endonuclease/exonuclease/phosphatase family protein has protein sequence MNRAPPASLAPARTLRLLSCNILAGASVQRYSDYFTRSVNAVLPGPSKLANLDSLAELLHEFDVVGLQEADAGSLRSGFLNQTRYIAEAAGMPYWSHQPNRPMARVAHSANGLLSRIEPSEVIDYPLPGRIKGRGALFVRFGHGTEGLVVVIAHLSLGAAARMGQLAFIAELLAPYPHAVLMGDLNTEPSSPEMRLLFDKTALQPPKVLTPTFPSWKPRRALDHILTSAGIQLDRTWTLPRAFSDHLPLAAEIQLPLSLADATGALPSRSSAP, from the coding sequence ATGAACCGCGCGCCCCCCGCCTCGCTCGCCCCCGCGCGCACCCTGCGCCTGCTCAGCTGCAACATCCTCGCCGGCGCGAGCGTGCAGCGGTACAGCGACTACTTCACCCGCAGCGTGAACGCCGTGCTGCCGGGTCCCTCGAAGCTGGCGAACCTGGATTCGCTGGCCGAATTGCTGCACGAGTTCGATGTGGTCGGGCTGCAGGAAGCCGATGCGGGGAGCCTGCGCTCCGGCTTCCTCAACCAGACGCGCTACATCGCCGAAGCGGCGGGGATGCCCTACTGGAGCCACCAGCCGAACCGGCCGATGGCCCGCGTGGCGCATTCGGCCAACGGCCTGCTCAGCCGGATCGAACCCAGCGAAGTCATCGACTACCCCCTGCCCGGCCGGATCAAGGGCCGTGGCGCGTTGTTCGTGCGCTTCGGCCACGGCACCGAGGGACTGGTCGTCGTCATCGCGCATCTTTCGCTTGGCGCGGCCGCCCGCATGGGCCAGCTCGCCTTCATCGCGGAACTGCTGGCGCCCTACCCGCACGCGGTGTTGATGGGCGACCTGAACACCGAGCCGTCCAGCCCGGAAATGCGGCTGTTGTTCGACAAGACCGCGCTGCAGCCGCCGAAGGTGCTCACGCCAACCTTCCCCAGCTGGAAGCCGCGTCGCGCACTCGACCATATCCTGACCTCGGCAGGCATCCAGCTCGATCGCACGTGGACATTGCCCCGTGCGTTCTCCGATCATCTGCCGCTCGCTGCCGAAATCCAGCTTCCGCTGTCCCTGGCGGATGCGACCGGCGCGCTGCCATCGAGGTCTTCCGCTCCATGA
- a CDS encoding thiol:disulfide interchange protein DsbA/DsbL, translating into MIKRLSFLFLGMAMATACSAGGNGTPAAPAAAATPAAPAATVTEGTDYVATTTAGRYAPKDKVEVVEVFSYGCIHCAHYEEYVEKLQKELPKGATFHAVPAAFNDAWLPYAQAFYAAKKLNVSPEAHAALFKAIHVEHYPLRTVEELADWYHQHYAVDAQKFITTANSDEVKNQILADSKLIQGWGIDGTPTIVVNGKYRSNQIQTFDQLNDVAKFLANRELNGGK; encoded by the coding sequence ATGATCAAGCGTCTTTCGTTCCTGTTCCTCGGCATGGCCATGGCCACTGCCTGCTCCGCGGGTGGCAACGGCACCCCGGCCGCGCCCGCCGCGGCCGCCACGCCTGCGGCACCGGCCGCCACGGTCACCGAGGGCACGGATTATGTCGCGACCACCACCGCCGGCCGTTACGCGCCGAAGGACAAGGTCGAAGTAGTGGAAGTGTTCTCGTATGGCTGCATCCACTGCGCCCATTACGAGGAATACGTCGAGAAGCTGCAGAAGGAACTGCCCAAGGGCGCGACCTTCCATGCCGTGCCGGCCGCGTTCAACGACGCCTGGCTGCCGTACGCGCAGGCGTTCTACGCGGCGAAGAAGCTCAATGTGTCGCCGGAGGCCCATGCGGCGCTGTTCAAGGCGATCCACGTCGAGCATTACCCGCTGCGCACCGTCGAGGAACTGGCTGACTGGTATCACCAGCACTATGCGGTCGACGCCCAGAAGTTCATCACCACCGCCAACAGCGACGAGGTCAAGAACCAGATCCTCGCCGACAGCAAGCTGATCCAGGGCTGGGGCATCGACGGCACGCCGACGATCGTGGTCAACGGCAAGTACCGCAGCAACCAGATCCAGACCTTCGACCAGCTCAACGACGTGGCGAAATTCCTCGCCAACCGCGAGCTCAACGGCGGCAAGTAA
- a CDS encoding thiol:disulfide interchange protein DsbA/DsbL: MRLRLPFLCAALIGLAACSGGNNDAAPASTPAPAASTPAPAATAPATAPAAASTAPASAPAASGTAAAAPAPAATDTAEDNRPAPKPFVDDGKWVEGKHYFRIDPVQPTSSPGKIEITEVFSYGCPACFQYHGIVDDMVKNLPRGTVMTYTPASFRPDENWPLLQRAYLTAQALGVDKQSHDAVFDAVFKSGELGMIDVKTNKPKAQSAWPTIEDVAKFYAKYGVKPEEFVATANSFTINTKMKRADELIRAYEVDSTPSIVVNGKYRLTPITAGGYAQSVELVQWLISKEAAGK; this comes from the coding sequence ATGCGACTGCGCCTGCCCTTCCTCTGTGCCGCCCTGATCGGCCTCGCCGCCTGTAGCGGCGGCAACAACGACGCCGCCCCGGCCAGCACCCCGGCGCCCGCCGCCTCCACGCCCGCCCCGGCAGCGACCGCCCCGGCGACCGCACCCGCCGCCGCCAGCACGGCCCCGGCCAGCGCGCCGGCCGCCAGCGGCACGGCAGCCGCCGCCCCGGCGCCGGCCGCGACCGACACCGCCGAGGACAACCGCCCGGCGCCGAAGCCCTTCGTGGACGACGGTAAGTGGGTCGAAGGCAAGCATTACTTCCGCATCGACCCGGTCCAGCCGACCAGCAGCCCGGGCAAGATCGAGATCACCGAAGTGTTTTCGTACGGCTGCCCGGCCTGCTTCCAGTACCACGGCATCGTCGACGACATGGTCAAGAACCTGCCGCGTGGCACGGTCATGACCTATACGCCGGCTTCGTTCCGCCCCGACGAGAACTGGCCGCTGCTGCAGCGCGCCTACCTCACGGCGCAGGCCCTGGGCGTGGACAAGCAGAGCCACGATGCCGTGTTCGACGCCGTGTTCAAGAGCGGCGAGCTGGGCATGATCGACGTCAAGACGAACAAGCCGAAGGCCCAGTCGGCCTGGCCGACCATCGAAGACGTGGCGAAGTTCTATGCGAAGTACGGCGTGAAGCCGGAAGAGTTCGTCGCCACCGCCAACTCGTTCACCATCAACACCAAGATGAAGCGCGCCGATGAACTCATCCGTGCCTACGAGGTCGATAGCACGCCGTCGATCGTGGTGAATGGCAAGTATCGCCTCACCCCGATCACCGCCGGCGGTTATGCCCAGTCGGTCGAACTCGTCCAGTGGCTCATCAGCAAGGAAGCCGCCGGCAAGTAA
- a CDS encoding cytochrome c4 has translation MTFRHAAAAITATLLMSVGYAQTTSPAKPASAPAPASTAAKAGANASTDPATPGMPKAEQPTVAANASPAGPVKPGDANAGQGKAAVCGACHGMDGNSTDPQYPRLAGQSEQYIASQLTQFKSGKRVNAIMAGFASALSDQDMHDLGAYFATKSPLPGVADQALVAQGETLYRQGDTDRGIPACMACHGPDGAGNPGAQYPRLTGQHSKYVESRLKAWKESTSPADDPHTKIMMPIAQKLDDKDIAAVASYLEGLHTNDPSQAAPAGP, from the coding sequence ATGACGTTTCGGCACGCCGCCGCTGCCATCACTGCGACGCTTCTCATGAGCGTCGGTTACGCCCAGACCACCAGTCCCGCCAAGCCGGCGTCCGCGCCAGCTCCCGCGTCCACCGCCGCGAAGGCGGGGGCGAATGCTTCCACCGACCCCGCCACCCCGGGGATGCCGAAGGCCGAGCAACCCACGGTGGCCGCCAACGCGTCGCCGGCGGGCCCGGTCAAACCCGGCGACGCCAACGCGGGCCAGGGCAAGGCCGCTGTCTGCGGCGCCTGCCACGGCATGGACGGCAACTCCACCGACCCGCAGTACCCGCGCCTTGCCGGCCAGAGCGAGCAGTACATCGCCAGCCAGCTCACCCAGTTCAAGTCGGGCAAGCGGGTGAACGCGATCATGGCGGGCTTCGCCTCGGCGCTGTCCGACCAGGACATGCACGACCTTGGCGCCTACTTCGCGACCAAGAGCCCGTTGCCGGGCGTGGCCGACCAGGCCCTCGTCGCCCAGGGTGAAACGCTCTACCGCCAGGGCGACACGGACCGCGGCATCCCGGCCTGCATGGCCTGCCACGGCCCTGACGGCGCCGGCAACCCGGGTGCCCAGTACCCGCGCCTGACCGGCCAGCACAGCAAGTACGTTGAGTCGCGGCTCAAGGCGTGGAAGGAATCGACCAGCCCGGCCGACGACCCGCACACGAAGATCATGATGCCCATCGCGCAGAAGCTCGACGACAAGGACATCGCCGCCGTCGCCAGCTATCTGGAAGGGCTGCACACGAACGATCCGTCGCAGGCCGCACCCGCCGGCCCGTGA
- the yihA gene encoding ribosome biogenesis GTP-binding protein YihA/YsxC: MSSNVLNGARFALAANEIIQLPFDAGAEVAFAGRSNAGKSSALNTLTGHNSLARTSKTPGRTQLMVVFDLPPLKREGEEPLTARLVDLPGYGYAKVPDAMRDHWRREIDAYLKMRRSLRAVVLIVDIRHELKEFDRTMIEFCAATDLPCHVLLTKADKVSRGEASKALETMRKMFRTENVPGTVQVFSSLAKTGVEEARARIIELLHTPRAHEI, encoded by the coding sequence ATGTCGTCCAATGTGCTGAACGGCGCGCGCTTTGCCCTCGCCGCCAACGAGATCATCCAACTGCCCTTCGATGCGGGTGCCGAGGTGGCGTTCGCGGGTCGGTCCAATGCCGGTAAATCGAGCGCGCTCAACACGTTGACCGGCCACAACAGCCTCGCCCGCACCTCGAAGACGCCCGGCCGCACGCAGCTGATGGTGGTGTTCGACCTGCCGCCGCTGAAGCGCGAAGGCGAAGAGCCGCTCACCGCTCGCCTGGTCGATTTGCCTGGCTATGGCTACGCGAAGGTGCCCGACGCCATGCGCGACCACTGGCGCCGCGAGATCGATGCCTACCTGAAGATGCGCCGCAGCCTGCGCGCCGTCGTCCTCATCGTGGACATCCGTCACGAGCTGAAGGAGTTCGATCGCACCATGATCGAGTTCTGCGCCGCGACCGACCTGCCGTGCCACGTGCTGCTGACCAAGGCCGACAAGGTCTCGCGAGGCGAGGCGTCGAAGGCGCTGGAAACCATGCGGAAGATGTTCCGCACCGAAAACGTGCCGGGCACCGTGCAGGTGTTCTCGTCGCTCGCAAAGACGGGCGTGGAAGAGGCGCGGGCGCGGATCATCGAGTTGTTGCATACGCCGCGCGCGCACGAAATCTGA
- a CDS encoding GAF domain-containing protein, which translates to MYEAKAIATHDKATLYAELVQQAEGLMHGETNMIANAANFAALVYDVLPDLNWAGFYLFDGDELVVGPFQGKPACIRIALGRGVCGTAAQSGQTQLVTDVHAFDGHIACDAASNSEVVVPLFRADGSLFGVWDVDSPSVGRFDEDDQRGMEALCAAFMKTLAL; encoded by the coding sequence ATGTACGAAGCCAAGGCCATCGCCACCCACGACAAGGCCACGCTCTATGCCGAGCTGGTGCAGCAGGCCGAGGGCCTGATGCATGGCGAGACCAACATGATCGCGAACGCGGCCAACTTCGCGGCGCTGGTCTACGACGTGCTGCCGGACCTGAACTGGGCGGGTTTCTACCTGTTCGATGGCGACGAGCTGGTGGTCGGGCCCTTCCAGGGTAAGCCGGCCTGCATCCGCATCGCGCTGGGCCGCGGCGTCTGCGGCACGGCCGCCCAGAGCGGCCAGACCCAGCTGGTCACCGACGTCCACGCCTTCGACGGCCACATCGCCTGCGATGCGGCGTCCAATTCGGAAGTGGTGGTGCCGCTGTTCCGCGCCGATGGCAGCCTGTTCGGCGTCTGGGACGTGGACAGCCCCTCGGTCGGCCGCTTCGACGAAGACGACCAGCGCGGCATGGAAGCCCTGTGCGCCGCCTTCATGAAAACCCTGGCCCTGTAG
- the bioD gene encoding dethiobiotin synthase gives MSRQLFVAGTDTGIGKTHAAQALVHAFRQAGERVVGMKPVASGSARTPHGLRNQDALDLQGASAPVPTYERVNPIALEEAVSPHLAAAVAGTRIDWAPMDAAFESLAHEYDRVVVEGVGGWMVPLSESISAEQLPMRWKLPVVLVVGIRLGCISHARLTARAIEADGCRLAGWIANVIEPDMLMREENIETLRRLIPAPCLGVLPWRVGPADAARLIDLAPLA, from the coding sequence ATGTCGCGACAGCTTTTCGTGGCCGGTACCGACACCGGCATCGGCAAGACCCACGCCGCCCAGGCCCTCGTCCACGCGTTCCGCCAGGCCGGCGAGCGGGTGGTCGGGATGAAGCCCGTGGCGAGCGGCTCGGCGCGCACGCCGCATGGCTTGCGCAACCAGGATGCGCTGGACCTGCAAGGGGCCAGCGCACCCGTGCCGACCTACGAGAGGGTCAATCCCATCGCCCTCGAGGAGGCCGTGTCCCCGCACCTTGCCGCCGCCGTGGCTGGCACCCGCATCGACTGGGCGCCCATGGATGCCGCGTTCGAGTCGCTGGCGCATGAGTACGACCGGGTGGTGGTCGAAGGCGTTGGTGGCTGGATGGTGCCGCTATCGGAATCGATCTCCGCCGAACAGCTGCCGATGCGCTGGAAACTGCCCGTGGTGCTGGTGGTCGGCATTCGCCTGGGCTGCATCAGCCACGCCCGGTTGACCGCGCGGGCCATCGAAGCGGACGGCTGCCGGCTGGCCGGGTGGATCGCCAACGTCATCGAGCCGGACATGCTGATGCGCGAGGAAAACATCGAGACGTTGCGCCGCCTGATCCCCGCCCCCTGCCTGGGCGTGCTCCCGTGGCGGGTCGGTCCGGCGGACGCGGCGCGCCTGATCGACCTGGCGCCGCTGGCCTGA
- the dcp gene encoding peptidyl-dipeptidase Dcp, which translates to MKVRTLVIATSIALTAACSSSNDADKAATPAPAPAPASTAPAHAGTAAAAPAAHVNPLMTASTLPFEAPPFDKIVDADFQPAIEEGMKQELAEVEAIANSADEPTFDNTVVALEKSGKLLTRAQMVFGALAGANTNDTLQKVEEDEAPKLAEHSDAIYLNDKLFKRIETLYAKRDSLNLDPESKRLLEVKYQDFVHAGAKLSEADKTRLKEINKEESTLSTQFTNKLLAATKAAALVVDDKKALDGLSDSDIASAADAAKGRGMEGKYVIPLQNTTQQPELQPMNDRATREKLFKASWERAEHGDANDTRDTASRIAQLRAERAKLLGFKNYAAWKLDDQMAKTPEAAEKFMERLVPAAVARAKSESKDIQAVIDQEKGGFQVQAWDWDHYAEKVRKAKYDLDEGQVRPYFELDNVLQNGVFYAANQLYGITFKERKDIPVYQPDVRVFEVFDKDGTSMALFYCDYFKRDNKNGGAWMDNFVGQSSLMGTKPVVYNVANFTKPSAGQPALLSWDDVTTMFHEFGHALHGMFSNAKYPSLSGANTARDFVEFPSQFNEQWASDPKVFAHFARHYQTGEAMPAELVAKIKKASSFNQGYAMSELISAALLDMQWHMLPADAPKQDVDKFETDALKKVGFTMVQVPPRYRSSYFQHIWGNGYAAGYYAYLWTQMLDSDAFEWFKEHGGLTRENGDIFRDKILSRGNTVELGKLYRDFRGKEPSIEPMLKDRGLK; encoded by the coding sequence ATGAAGGTACGCACGCTCGTGATCGCCACTTCGATCGCCCTCACCGCCGCCTGCTCGTCGTCGAACGACGCCGACAAGGCCGCCACGCCGGCACCGGCGCCCGCGCCGGCCAGCACCGCCCCGGCGCATGCCGGCACCGCCGCTGCGGCACCGGCCGCGCACGTGAACCCGCTGATGACCGCCAGCACGCTGCCGTTCGAGGCGCCGCCGTTCGACAAGATCGTCGACGCCGATTTCCAGCCGGCGATCGAGGAAGGCATGAAGCAGGAGCTGGCCGAAGTCGAGGCCATCGCCAACTCGGCCGACGAGCCGACCTTCGACAACACCGTGGTTGCCCTGGAGAAATCCGGCAAGCTGCTCACCCGCGCGCAGATGGTGTTCGGCGCCCTCGCCGGTGCGAACACCAACGACACGCTGCAGAAGGTGGAAGAGGACGAAGCGCCGAAGCTCGCCGAGCACAGCGACGCCATCTACCTCAACGACAAGCTGTTCAAGCGCATCGAGACGCTTTACGCCAAGCGTGATTCGCTGAACCTCGATCCGGAATCGAAGCGCCTGCTCGAAGTGAAGTACCAGGACTTCGTCCACGCCGGCGCGAAACTCTCCGAAGCGGACAAGACTCGCCTGAAGGAGATCAACAAGGAAGAGTCGACGCTCAGCACGCAGTTCACCAACAAGCTGCTGGCCGCGACCAAGGCCGCCGCGCTGGTGGTTGACGACAAGAAGGCACTAGATGGCCTGTCCGATTCGGATATCGCCTCCGCCGCCGATGCCGCGAAGGGCCGTGGCATGGAAGGCAAGTATGTCATCCCGCTGCAGAACACCACGCAGCAGCCGGAACTGCAGCCGATGAACGATCGCGCCACGCGCGAGAAGCTGTTCAAGGCTTCGTGGGAGCGCGCCGAGCACGGCGACGCCAACGACACGCGCGACACGGCATCGCGGATCGCCCAGCTGCGCGCCGAGCGCGCCAAGCTGCTCGGCTTCAAGAACTACGCCGCGTGGAAGCTCGACGACCAGATGGCGAAGACGCCGGAAGCCGCCGAGAAGTTCATGGAGCGCCTCGTGCCCGCCGCGGTCGCCCGCGCGAAGTCCGAATCGAAGGACATCCAGGCCGTGATCGACCAGGAGAAGGGCGGCTTCCAGGTCCAGGCATGGGATTGGGACCACTACGCCGAGAAGGTGCGCAAGGCTAAGTACGACCTCGACGAAGGCCAGGTGCGCCCGTACTTCGAGCTCGACAACGTGCTGCAGAACGGCGTGTTCTACGCGGCCAACCAGCTTTACGGCATCACCTTCAAGGAACGCAAGGACATCCCGGTTTACCAGCCCGACGTGCGCGTGTTCGAAGTGTTCGACAAGGACGGCACCTCGATGGCGCTGTTCTATTGCGACTACTTCAAGCGCGACAACAAGAACGGCGGCGCGTGGATGGATAACTTCGTGGGCCAATCGTCGCTGATGGGCACGAAGCCGGTGGTCTACAACGTGGCCAACTTCACCAAGCCGTCGGCGGGCCAGCCGGCGCTGCTGTCGTGGGATGACGTCACCACCATGTTCCACGAGTTCGGCCACGCCCTGCACGGCATGTTCTCGAACGCGAAATACCCGTCGCTGTCGGGCGCGAACACCGCGCGCGACTTCGTCGAGTTCCCCTCGCAGTTCAACGAGCAGTGGGCGTCCGACCCGAAGGTGTTCGCGCATTTCGCCAGGCACTACCAGACCGGCGAAGCGATGCCCGCCGAGCTGGTGGCCAAGATCAAGAAGGCTTCCAGCTTCAACCAGGGCTACGCGATGAGCGAGCTGATCTCCGCCGCGCTGCTCGACATGCAGTGGCACATGCTGCCAGCCGACGCGCCGAAGCAGGACGTCGACAAGTTCGAGACCGATGCGCTGAAGAAGGTCGGCTTCACCATGGTGCAGGTGCCGCCGCGCTACCGCAGCAGCTACTTCCAGCACATCTGGGGCAACGGCTACGCTGCCGGCTACTACGCCTACCTGTGGACGCAGATGCTCGATTCGGACGCGTTCGAATGGTTCAAGGAGCACGGCGGCCTGACCCGCGAAAACGGTGACATCTTCCGCGACAAGATCCTCTCGCGCGGCAACACCGTCGAGCTGGGCAAGCTCTACCGCGACTTCCGCGGCAAGGAGCCGAGCATCGAGCCGATGCTGAAAGACCGCGGCCTGAAGTAA
- a CDS encoding 2OG-Fe(II) oxygenase — MSHESIISPAVLARTDDLATRFAMAQPFRHLVIDDFLDRVFVDALLAEFPAFERGNYIGDDGRPGGKSTVDAMPGLGPAYRRLDEIIQTPAFLAWIGRVTGIDDLLYDPFYLGGGTHENRDKQPLSAHIDFNFHPSERWHRRLNLIVYLNHAWEDSWGGLLELFRDPYADPEPMVRVAPHFNRCVIFETTENSWHGFNPIAIPPEHEGTTRKSVALYFYTKERDAAETAGRHTTHYVNRQLPGHFAPGHVLTEADVGTLRELIASRDGQMQMLYAENSQLLQAQDKGFGGHVLYLMKRLYMRYRRRTAA, encoded by the coding sequence ATGTCCCACGAATCGATCATCAGCCCGGCCGTACTGGCCCGGACCGACGACCTTGCAACGCGCTTCGCGATGGCCCAGCCGTTTCGCCATCTCGTCATCGACGACTTCCTTGACCGGGTGTTCGTCGACGCACTGCTCGCGGAGTTCCCCGCGTTCGAACGCGGCAATTACATCGGTGACGACGGCCGCCCCGGCGGCAAGTCCACCGTGGACGCGATGCCGGGACTCGGGCCGGCCTACCGTCGGCTGGACGAGATCATCCAGACGCCGGCCTTCCTCGCGTGGATAGGTCGGGTGACCGGCATCGACGACCTGCTCTACGATCCGTTTTATCTCGGTGGCGGCACGCACGAGAATCGCGACAAGCAGCCGCTCAGTGCGCACATCGATTTCAATTTCCATCCGAGTGAGCGCTGGCATCGCCGGCTCAACCTGATCGTCTACCTCAACCACGCGTGGGAAGACAGCTGGGGCGGCCTGCTCGAATTGTTCCGCGACCCTTACGCCGACCCGGAACCGATGGTTCGCGTCGCGCCGCACTTCAATCGCTGCGTGATCTTCGAAACCACGGAAAACAGCTGGCATGGTTTCAACCCGATCGCCATTCCGCCCGAGCACGAGGGTACGACCCGGAAATCCGTCGCCTTGTATTTCTATACGAAGGAACGCGATGCGGCGGAGACGGCGGGGCGCCACACCACCCACTACGTCAACCGCCAGCTGCCAGGCCACTTCGCGCCCGGCCATGTGCTGACCGAAGCCGACGTCGGTACGCTGCGCGAGCTGATCGCTTCGCGCGACGGCCAGATGCAGATGCTCTACGCCGAGAACAGCCAGCTGCTACAGGCGCAGGACAAGGGTTTTGGCGGCCACGTGCTGTATCTGATGAAGCGGCTCTACATGCGCTACCGGCGGCGCACGGCGGCCTGA